TCATCTCTAATCTTGATCAGTTCTTCATTATTTGAAAAAAATCGATTACAAAGGCATTCACTAGCAAGCATAATCTCGCGAACAACCTGATTTGCCTCATCAATATTGACATTCGAACTATCTTCCGCAAAAAAAGAACAATTGGCTCTATTTCTAACTGCTTCCCTTCTCCAACGCCTCAAAATGTACTTTTCAGGAATTTCTTCAATTTCAAACATTCGAATGACAAGGAAAACATGTCGACATAATAACCCGTATTGCTCAAATCTTTTACAAGAACACGAAGCAGAAAATTCATCATCAACTTTAGCTAATACctgtcaaaatttaaaaaaagatgataattaccctacatatGAAAAAAATTACTCTACTGATATATTCTATTTACAATAACTCTACTAAGAGAATCACAGTGTGTATTGTTATGAGATTTCatataattaccctacaagtgcacaaaattaccctacaggtGTATAAGGCAACAACTCATttcataattaccctacaagtgcACAAAATTACCCTGCAACCAAGACAACTGTACACTAAATCAATATAAcactcaaaattaccctacaggtGCATCAGACAACAACTCAttcataattaccctacaagagcacaaaattaccctacaagtgcATCATGCAACAACTCATTTCATAATTACCCTACAAAGAGATATAATTACTCTACTGATACATAtgaaatcaaaaaaaaaaatattacctCAAAGAACCCATTTCCAAAAGCCGAAATATCTCTAATAAAGAACCTTGCATTCTCTCCTTCTTCTTTGACATTAACTGAAAAACATTTCTCAAAACTAGCAAGGATCTCTTCTTGAACATCAAAAAATATGGCCCTAGTATACAACTTATGAGCATGTACTTCAAGAGGAGAATCGGTCCAATTATCATACTCAGTATTACGCGTATCATGATCatttttttgatgattatatCTTTGAGCTTCAATTGCCATATCAAAATGACTAAAAAACTCTACAAGAGTCAATTGCGAGTTTGAAACACTACCAAAAAATTGATTTTCACTTTCAGACCTTGAAGTAGTACGCATAAGCCCTGACATAGGTTCATCACGATAAAAAGCAGGAATCCACATCGATCTTAAGTAAAACATACTTTCTAACCAAATATTCTGTAAAAGACCAAAGTCATGAATTATTTCTTGCCATTCCTTCTCAAACATTTCAGGTTCAATTGCATCTGTCCACACAATATTGCAAACACGACGTTTAAAAGTATCATCATTACACAATACATTCCCAacctgtaaataaataaatgatcaATTAATAACTGCACACTTACTTAATTTGACAAAACAGTTACTTAATTACTCTACATTACTTAATAATTACCCTATGAACATAATTACTCAACACTTCCTCCACTACACAAAATTAGATAATTACTctacaataataaataattactctacaataataaataattactCTATTCATATAAAGCAAGAAATAGATAAATtacttaaataaaacaaaaactttAGACATAATTACTTTACTTAACTCAtgatcataattactctacactAAATTCTACAGCCAAAATTACTTAATTACTCTAAATAAGTTACTCAAACTAACCTTATCCGCTACTTTCTTCATAATATGCCACATACATAATCGATGTCTACTATCCGTGAAAACAGTTTCAATTGCTGCCTTCATAGCGGCATCTTGATCCGTAACTACAACCTTTGGTTGATGACCAAATGCATTCAAAAAACATGTCAATAACCACACATAAGACTCAGTAGTTTCTTTTGCAATTAGACCAGCTCCAAGATTCACATTATGAAAATGATTATCAATGCCAGTGAACGGAACAAAAACCATTTTGTATCTGCCcaaaaaaataaagaataaataagtaaaaaaactaataataacattaaaaatcataaaataaatagaCTATAAACTTACTTGTTCGTTTTGAAAGTTGCATCAAATGATATTACATCACCAAAAACCAAATAATTCTGTTTAGAAACTTCATCTGCCCAAAATAACCCTGTCAAACAACCATTTGAATCTACAGTATATTCAAATGAAAAATCCCGCAAATATTCTTTCTTATTGGTCAATCTTTGAACAATCATTTCAGCGTCGTATTCTCCAATGAAACAGTTTAAATCTCTTTTAAAATTCTTGCAGTCCACAGCAGTTGCACCAACCTCTTCAAAACCACCATATTCGGTCCTCATGATGTTAAATGACTTTACAGGACCTAGGTTTAACGTTGACAAAGAATATATTCTCTTTTGTTTCATAACCGTTAAATTCCTTGATGACGGAACAAATTGCATATCTTCTTGAGAAATCAAAGTATGATTATGTTGTTCTACAAACCTATATAGATTATACGATTTGCCATCATCAGAATATAATGCAATATGTGCATTACAACCCGTACGGATAGAGGGCCTATTCCTACCCTTTCTTGGCTTTTTTCCATCTTTAACAACTTCTAGAGCTCCATCAAACTTCTTAAATGGCTTATGACCCTCCTTTGAACATGTATAGTACTTATATGCAATGAAACCATTTTTTTCAGTTTGAGACCCCTTCCTTACACAAAATCCTCCTTTCTTGGCATAAATTTGATAAAACTCATATGCAGCATCCAAAGATGAGAAAACCATGCCAACAACCGGTGTTATAGAAGAAGGTACACTAGGTTTGAAAGTCCTTTCAGCAGAAGGCGACAAACGCTGAAAACCTGAAATTATACCTTCGATTCCAACATCtgaaattaaaacaaataaataattacactttaaattataaattacTATACTGATGTATAATTACACTACAGATATGCATAAAATTAAAATAACTACACATAAATTATAATACTGATGGAGCAGTCCAACTactacaaaattaccctacaaccaCAACACAGTACACTAAATCAATATAACcctcaaaattaccctacaggtGCATTAGACAACAACTCAttcataattaccctacaagtgcacaaaattaccctacaagtgtATAAGGTAACAACTCATttcataattaccctacaagtgcacaaaattaccctacaaccaCAACAACAGTACAATAAATCAATATAAcactcaaaattaccctacaggtGCATTAGACAACAACTCATTCATAATTACCCTACAGGtgcacaaaattaccctacaaccaCAACAACAGTACAAATAAATCAATATAAcactcaaaattaccctacaggtGCATCAGACAACAACTCATTCATAATTACCCTACAAAGAgcacaaaattaccctacaagtgtATAAGGCAACAACTCATttcataattaccctacaagtgcACAAAATTACCCTGCAACCAAGACAA
This is a stretch of genomic DNA from Helianthus annuus cultivar XRQ/B chromosome 16, HanXRQr2.0-SUNRISE, whole genome shotgun sequence. It encodes these proteins:
- the LOC110919700 gene encoding protein FAR1-RELATED SEQUENCE 5-like, which encodes MAEEHLNSNFEDVGIEGIISGFQRLSPSAERTFKPSVPSSITPVVGMVFSSLDAAYEFYQIYAKKGGFCVRKGSQTEKNGFIAYKYYTCSKEGHKPFKKFDGALEVVKDGKKPRKGRNRPSIRTGCNAHIALYSDDGKSYNLYRFVEQHNHTLISQEDMQFVPSSRNLTVMKQKRIYSLSTLNLGPVKSFNIMRTEYGGFEEVGATAVDCKNFKRDLNCFIGEYDAEMIVQRLTNKKEYLRDFSFEYTVDSNGCLTGLFWADEVSKQNYLVFGDVISFDATFKTNKYKMVFVPFTGIDNHFHNVNLGAGLIAKETTESYVWLLTCFLNAFGHQPKVVVTDQDAAMKAAIETVFTDSRHRLCMWHIMKKVADKVGNVLCNDDTFKRRVCNIVWTDAIEPEMFEKEWQEIIHDFGLLQNIWLESMFYLRSMWIPAFYRDEPMSGLMRTTSRSESENQFFGSVSNSQLTLVEFFSHFDMAIEAQRYNHQKNDHDTRNTEYDNWTDSPLEVHAHKLYTRAIFFDVQEEILASFEKCFSVNVKEEGENARFFIRDISAFGNGFFEVLAKVDDEFSASCSCKRFEQYGLLCRHVFLVIRMFEIEEIPEKYILRRWRREAVRNRANCSFFAEDSSNVNIDEANQVVREIMLASECLCNRFFSNNEELIKIRDELKGMIQKADESSKTGLVFKKKDMMASLLGYNLPSTSTVKLPPGIRNKGRGSHRRIKSKKEKAASRMGKRHRGCKVCGMVGHDIRTCSALVRPVVEGAVSTDK